Within the Salinimonas marina genome, the region CGAACATTTGCCCTGGGGGCTCCATGCTCATTTTTTCCCTCCGTTGCTGCGCTCGGCAACGGTGAAAAAATTTATGGTGGGCTATGAAATGCTGGCTGAAGCCCAGCGGGATCTTACCCCCGAGCAGGCCGCGGCCCGGCTAAAAGCTTTACCTGCGATGCATTACAAGGAGACTGGCGCTGATGCTCAATAACCACGATTTACAAAAGGCCTTTTTAACCCATTTCAGCATCGAGCCAGCGCACCTGGTGCATGCCCCCGGCCGGGTTAATCTGATTGGTGAACACACCGACTACAACGAGGGCTTCGTGTTTCCGGCGGCGATAAATTTTGGCACCTGGATAGCTGCTACCCCTCGCAGTGACCGACAGGTGGTCGCAGTGGCCATGGATATCGGGGCCAGTGAAAATACATTTAGGCTGGATGACATTCGGTTTGATGAGCAAGACGGCTGGGCGAATTATGTGCGCGGTGTGGTAAAAATGCTGCAACAGGCACATCCGCATATCGGCGGTATGAACCTGATGATTACCGGTAATGTGCCCCAGGGCGCCGGCCTGAGCTCCTCTGCCTCATTTGAAATTGCGATTTTGCGTGCCTTTAGTGAGGCCTATGGTTTGTCGTTGGAAGGGGTGCAGGCGGCGTTACTGGGGCAGCAGGCCGAAAATGACTTTGTGGGTTGTTCGTGTGGCATCATGGATCAGTTGATCAGTGCGTTGGGTCGTGAAGACCAGGCGATGCTGCTGGATTGCGAGTCGCTGACATTCCGGCATACCCCGCTACCCGAAGAACTGGCAATTGTGATCATCAACTCCAATGTAAAACGAGGGCTGGTGGATAGTGAATACAACACCCGCAGAGCCCAGTGTGAGCAAGCTGCCAGTACCCTCAAGGTGAAAAGTCTGCGCCATGCCTCATTGGCCGGACTGGAGCAAAGCCGCAGTGAAATGTCTGATAATGTATATCGCCGGGCCCGCCACGTGATTACTGAAAATAGCCGAACCCAGACCATGTTCACGGCATTACAGGCCGCGGACATAGCAAAAGTCAGTGAGGCGATGGCTCAGTCCCATGCCTCGATGCGTGATGACTTTGAAATCACCGTACCGCAAATCGATTATCTGGTGGATATTATTGCGGGTGTTATCGGTGATAAAGGCGGGGTCAGAATGACCGGCGGCGGCTTTGGAGGCTGCGTAGTAGCATTAATTCCAAAAAATATGGTAGAAAAGGTGTCGGATACTGTTAATAACTTTTATCATAATCAAACTGGGCTGACACCAACTATCTATGTATGCTCAGCAGTGCGGGGGGCTTTTGCCTGATCGCGACAGGCTAAACTGAAAGAATAAAACAACAAAAATGTTGGGTGCACTATGAAAATCGAGACGTTAGATCTCGCGGTATTCGTAATTTACGTTATCGCACTAATTGGTATTGCAGGCTGGGTTTCGCGCGAGAAGAAAGGCCACGAAAAAGATACAAACGATTACTTTCTGGCCGGCTCAAGCCTGCCATGGTGGGCCATTGGTGCGTCATTGATCGCGGCGAATATTTCAGCTGAACAAATCATAGGCATGTCCGGTTCTGGTTATCAGATTGGGTTAGCGATTGCCTCGTATGAATGGATGGCCGCGCTGACGCTGATTATTGTGGGCAAATTCTTTTTGCCGATATTTCTAAAGCACAAAATTTACACCATGCCCCAGTTTCTGGAGCAGCGCTATGACCACCGTGTTCGTAAAGTCATGGCGATTTTCTGGATCGGCGTATACATCTTTGTCAATCTCACCGCGGTTTTATGGCTTGGCGCACTGGCCATTAATACCATCGCGGGTGTGGATTTGATTTGGGGAATGATTTTCTTAGGGGCCTTCTCGCTGGCGTATTCACTGTATGGTGGATTAAAAGCGGTGGCTATGACCGACATTATTCAGGTTGTGCTGCTGGTCATTGGCGGATTGTTCTTATCGTATACCACCTTAAATATGATCAGCGACGGTAACGGGGCCTGGCAGGGCTTTGTTGACCTGACCAATCGTCTGCCCGAAAAATTCGATATGATCTTATCTGAAGACAGTCCGCACTATGACAGTTTGCCAGGGATTTCAGTGTTGATAGGCGGCATGTGGATCATGAATCTGTCTTACTGGGGCTTTAATCAGTACATTATTCAGCGCACCCTGGCGGCAAAAGATCTTGCCGAAGCCCAGAAAGGCATCGCCTTTGCCGCATTTTTAAAGCTGATGATGCCATTGATTGTGGTACTTCCGGGTATTGCTGCAGTGATTCTGTCACCGGATCTGGACAAAGCCGATCAGGCCTATCCCTCAATGATGACACTGATGCCTGTGGGGCTTAAAGGCTTGATTTTTGCCGCCCTGGTTGCCGCGATAGTCTCGTCGCTGGCCTCCATGACCAACAGTGTGTCGACCATCTTCACCATGGATATTTATCGGGATCGTAAACCCGATGAGAGCCAGCAACACTATGTTATGGTCGGACGGATTGTCAGCTTTGTGTCATTGATTATTGCGATGGTGGTGGCCAAGCCACTGTTAGGAAACTTTGATCAGGCGTTTCAGTACATTCAGGAATTCACCGGCTTCTTTACCCCAGGCATTGTGGCGTTGTTTATTCTTGGTATGTTCTGGAAAAAAACCACCGCCACCGGCGGCTTGGTGGCAGCGCTGGGCTCGTTTATCTTTAGCTTAGTGTTCTGGGTTTTCTTGCCGGATATCCCCTTTATCGACCGGGTCGGCATTGTCTTTTTACTGTGCTCAGGGCTGGCGATTGCTATCTCTTTGATTCAGGGCGAAGGAGATAATCCACGGGCGGTGAATGTCAACGAAGTGGAATTTGGCACTCGAACCAGCTTCAATATATCGGCTTTTGCGGTGGTGGCAATTCTTATCGCCTTCTATGCGACCTGGTGGTAAAACACCTTGTGCACTGATAACAAAAACGTCGCCTTAGGGCGGCGTTTTTTATTGGCGTAGCCAAACCCTCCCTCAACCTTCGTGGTTATAGCGAGCGAACATTCTGCCCCACCTTCTCCATGCCCCATTCCTCCATGCGCCATTCCTCCATGCGCTTATCGGGCGCGGATGAAACGCTGCACAGAAAGCGCATCTAAGCTATGAATGATAATTATTCTTATTTAATTTGGGGTGAAGCCTTTTCAATGCGAAAGAATGTGTTTATCATCCATCGCGAATAATAATTCTTATCATTCTCATATAAAAATTTTAGAGGACACCAGTGAAAAAGCACACATTATCCATTGCGGTTGGTATGGCTCTGACATTGAGCAGCGCCTATGCGCAAGCTGACTCTGCCCCCAAAGAATCTGATCTTGAGCGTATCACGGTACGTGGCGCCTTTTTTGGCCAGCAAGTTGCTGACTCTGTAAAAACACCAACATTACTGATTAATGTACCTCAATCGGTATCGGTAATCAGTGAAGAGCAGATTAACGAACAAGCCCTGTTCAGCGTGGCTGACGTGATGCAGTACACCCCTGGGGTAAGCATTGGCCTTGGTGAAGACCACCGGGACCAGATTACTATTCGTGGGCAAAACACCACGGCAGACTTTTTTGTGGATGGGTTACGAGATGATGTGCAGTATTTTCGCCCCCTCTATAACTTAGAGCGTGTTGAAGTATTACGCGGCGCCAATGCATTGCTATTTGGCCGCGGTGGCGGCGGTGGCGTGGTTAACCGCGTGACCAAGGTTGCAGAGATTGATAAAGACTTCACTGAACTAAGCGCGGGCATCGACACGTTTTCAGCAGGCTCGGTAAGTGTGGACACCAATATGGTGACTGGTAACGGTCAGGCATTTCGGTTTAATGGTGTATTCGACGCTATCGACAATCACCGTGACTTTAAAGATGGCGAACGCTTTGCCCTGAATCCCACCTATAGCTGGCAGCTTGATAACAATACAATGTTGCGTGCCTCTTATGAGTATGTGGATGATGACCGGGTGGTAGACCGGGGTGTGCCTTCGTTAAATGGCGAGCCATTAATGAATGCCCAGGACACTTACTTTGGTAAGCCTGGCTTCAACAATACTACATTGGAAGCGCATATCGCCAAGTTACGTGTTGAGCATCGAATCAACAGCACCTGGACCAGCAATGCTACGCTGCAATATGCGGATTACGATAAGCTGTATCAAAACCTGTACCCGGTCAACTTTGATGACACTGCAGGCACCGTGACACTGGATGGCTATAAAGATACCACTTCACGTCAGAATACTCTGTTCCAGGTTAACCTGGTGGGTCAGCTGGAAGGCTTTGGGGTAGCCCACACTTTGCTGATGGGCGCTGAGTATGGCGACCAGGACACTGAAAATGCACGCCGTGATGTCTTCTTTGCACAAACGCAGGATGACCAGGTCACCTTTATGTTCAGCAACCCGCTGGATATTCCGGCCATGACCCTTACTGATCCGGTCCGTGATCGTGCCTCTGAGGTTATGTTTACCTCATTGTTTGTGCAGGATGAGATTGAACTGACAGAACAGTGGATGGTGGTAGCCGGGCTGCGCTATGACAATTTTGATATTGATGTGGCAGACAAAATTGAAGCCGCCAATGGCAGCCAGGACGGTAACAATGGTTTGCTGAGCAGCTCCGATACCGAAGTTTCCCCGCGTCTAGGGGTGATTTACAAGCCAATGGATAACATTTCATTGTACGCCAGCTACAGTAAATCTTTCCTGCCGCGCTCGGGCGATCAGTTCCTGTCATTATCACTGACGTCCCAGGCGCTGGATGCTGAAGAGTTTGAAAACCGCGAAGTAGGGGTTAAGTGGAACATCAACGATGCCCTGAGCATCAATGCGGCAGTGTTCGAGGTAGAGCGTGAAAATGGCGCGACTCAGGATCCAAACAATCCGGAACGTTCTATTCTGACAGGTACTGAGACCACCGGTTTTGAAGTTCAGATGGTGGGACAGCTTACCAGGCAATGGGAAATTAATGCAGGCTACAGCAACTTAGATGGCGAAGAGCTGGGCCGGGTAGTGGATGGTGACATCGCGAACCGCGATTTAGCGCAACTGCCAGAGCATAAGTTTACCTTGTGGAACCAGTACTCACTGACCAATGACTGGCGTGTAGGCCTGGGTGTGTTGTATCAATCTGAACAATACGCCACACTGAACAATGACGTGGAACTGCCTGATTTCTGGCGGGTAGATGCCGCGGTTTATTATGACTACAGTGAGAACATGCAGGTTCAGCTGAATGTTGAGAATGTGTTTGACGAAGAATATTTCCCGTCAGCCCATAACGCTAACAATATAGGCACCGGCGAGCCGGTAAATGCCCGTCTGAGCGTTCAATACCAGTTCTGATAGCAAACCTGACAATACGCTGGTTGCCCCGCGCGGGGTGGGCAGCGTGTTGTTTTTCATCGTGGTTTTTAAGTCTCTTTTCAAAACGTTGTACGGTCAGTTATTGTCTGAGCTGTTTTCTGATCTATAGCCCAGCAGTTTTATTCCCTTCTTTTTATTAAGCTTGAAAATCAGTAAGCTGACACTCAGCGCAACAATTTTCATCTACAGCGCGTAATTTTTCGTTATAATGGTTGGCTTTAAAAAATCGAATACAGCCGAATTGTCCGTGTAAAAACTGAGTTTGCCACGGGCCATCAGCAAAACACGCTTGCAGCACAAAAGACATTAACAGGAGATATCGATGGCAAGTAGAGGCGTAAACAAGGTGATCCTGGTTGGAAACCTTGGTACAGACCCCGAAGTTAGATACATGCCTAACGGTAATGCCGTAGCCAACCTTAGTCTGGCCACCAGCGAAAGCTGGAAAGATCAGCAAGGCCAGGTGCAGGAACGCACGGAATGGCATCGTTTGACTATGTATCGCCGGCTTGCCGAAGTTGCCGGTGAATACCTGAAAAAAGGTTCGCAAATTTACGTGGAAGGCAAACTGCAGACCCGTAAATGGCAGGACCAGCAAGGTCAGGACCGTTACACGACTGAAATCATTGTCGATCAAATGCAAATGCTGGGCGGACGTAACGAAGGTGGTAATGCCGGCGGTGGCGGTTACCAGCAGCGCCCTCAAAATAATCAGGGCAATCAGGGCGGCTACCAACAGCAGCCTCAGCAAAACCAGGGTTATAGCAACCAGGGCGGCCAACAGGGTGGCGGTCAAAATCGTCCCCAAAATGCGCCAGCGCAGGGCAATCAGGGCGGCGGTCAGCCTAAGCCTCCGATGGCAGAGCCTGATTTTGACTTTGATGATGATATCCCGTTCTAGATCCTGGTTAATAAATTAGTGATATAGAAAAATCGATAAGAGCCTGTTTTTACAGGCTCTTTTTTTATACATAAGAAAATAGGGTATAAATAGATTTACACAACCTGTGTATATAATAAAGATGCCTGGATAAGCGCGTGATGGTGTACCGCGGTGCCCATACAGCATACATAGGATGGATCTAGGAGAGTGAGCGAAAGGAGCGGGTTTTGAAAACCATTATGGGTGTCTTATTGTTGTATCTGAGCTTTTCAGCAGGAGCGACAAAGGAGTCACTGGTCGATATTTCTATCGTAAAATCCAATGAAGGAATATGGACAGTGACGTATAAAACCGGCAAACCCGCTTCTCGTTTGAGCTTTAACAGAAACCCTGATGCATCCCGTATACCACGCTGGCGGCCCATCAATCCAGATTTTGAGATAGTACTGCTTGAAAATAAGGAATATCTGGTTAAAAAAGATGGCTCTGAGTTTGAGCAAGTCAGCTTACAATTAACGCCCACCTATAAGCATCTTGCGAAAGATTATGCGCCCTTTTCACCCTACTCGGATGGCGGCGTGCTTATCTACACCGGGCGGTTGTTTGCCTGTATTGATGTATGCGACACCAAGGTTAATCAGTGGCTTTTTTCTATGCAGATACCCGAGGGTGAGCATATGCTCGTGCGTGGGGAAGTGCTTACAGGAACGGCTAGCTGGATAGACGGTGATGACGGTATGAATATCTATGTCGGCACCCAGCAGCCAGTGGAAACGCAAAATGTGGTAGCGATCATTGACCGTGGTCTGCCGGAAAAAATACAGAGCTCATTAAATTCTGATATCCCTAAACTGATGAATTACTTTGAGCAGAGATTAGGAAAGCTTGAAGGCGTCAAACCCACGCTTTTTGCTTCTTATGCCAATATTGATGGACACTCCTCCCAAGGCGGTACCCTGTCTGACCAAATCTTTATGCACTGGAATTTAGCTAAGCTGGATAAAAAGGTAAAAGATAATACCTTCCTCAACAATACGCTTTGGTTTTTCGCCCATGAAGTTGCGCACTTATATCAAAGAGGCAGCAAAGAAAATAGTTATGGAAAAAGCCATGAAGCCTGGCTACATGAAGGTCATGCAGAGTGGCTGGCTGCGTTAGTTTTGCTGGAACTGTATCCTGATAAACAGGCCTATGTAACTACTAAGGTAGATAGGTTTAAAGCCGAATGCGGTAAAGGGTTGATTGATTTTCCGCTCGCGCAGGCGGCTGCTAAGGGGCGCTTTGACTTATACTATAGCTGTGGTTTTCTTATTCATCAGGCGATTGACCAACAGTTACGGGAAAAGGGCGAAAAGAACATTTATTCTTTGTGGCTGGAGTTTCGTAATCAAGCTGAAAAAGGCAATAAAAAAGACGGTCAGAAAGGAAGTGAATTATTTTTGTTCCTTACTAAAAAATGGACTTCGTCAGAGTTTGCAAGCCGAATCAAACAGGTTGTTGAAAGTAAGCTTCGCCGCCCAGAGCACACCCTAAACCAGCTTTTAACGGTTCAGTGATTAGCTTGCACCAGCTTTTTTGCGAGGGCCTAGAAGATGGTTTAATGCTCGGCTAAGACGGGTGCTGACCGCATATGAAAGAAAGCGGCCTGGCACGCTTAGCTATGGCTCACCTGCATGTATCTGACAGCTATCGGCAATAATGACATCAAGCAGCATATTCCCCATTTCGCAGGCAATAAAAAGCCCCGACAGTGTCAGGGCTTTTGAATAGCAGGGTTAAATAACCGCTTATCTTAGTGAATGTAAGAAGTGCAGATGTTTTTGATAATGCTCTACAATATCATTGATGACCGCTTCTTCCGGCCAGCCCATAATATCGTAGTCCTGCCCACCTTCACGCAGATGTACTTCGGCACGATAATATTGCTCATCAGCTTCGTCATTATCGTCGTCTTCGGCAACATGGTCGGGAAGATCATACGAATAACGGCGTACTTCATAATGGAAGTCGAACTGGTCCTCAAAGTCGATGGTAAACACCACCCGGCCATTTTGAACTTCTTCAAATCGTGCTTCTACATTATGCTCTTTAAGCTGAGCCACGACCCGTTCCATCGCGCTTTTTACCACCGAGTTGATGAAGTTATTCACATT harbors:
- the galK gene encoding galactokinase is translated as MLNNHDLQKAFLTHFSIEPAHLVHAPGRVNLIGEHTDYNEGFVFPAAINFGTWIAATPRSDRQVVAVAMDIGASENTFRLDDIRFDEQDGWANYVRGVVKMLQQAHPHIGGMNLMITGNVPQGAGLSSSASFEIAILRAFSEAYGLSLEGVQAALLGQQAENDFVGCSCGIMDQLISALGREDQAMLLDCESLTFRHTPLPEELAIVIINSNVKRGLVDSEYNTRRAQCEQAASTLKVKSLRHASLAGLEQSRSEMSDNVYRRARHVITENSRTQTMFTALQAADIAKVSEAMAQSHASMRDDFEITVPQIDYLVDIIAGVIGDKGGVRMTGGGFGGCVVALIPKNMVEKVSDTVNNFYHNQTGLTPTIYVCSAVRGAFA
- a CDS encoding sodium/sugar symporter, with the protein product MKIETLDLAVFVIYVIALIGIAGWVSREKKGHEKDTNDYFLAGSSLPWWAIGASLIAANISAEQIIGMSGSGYQIGLAIASYEWMAALTLIIVGKFFLPIFLKHKIYTMPQFLEQRYDHRVRKVMAIFWIGVYIFVNLTAVLWLGALAINTIAGVDLIWGMIFLGAFSLAYSLYGGLKAVAMTDIIQVVLLVIGGLFLSYTTLNMISDGNGAWQGFVDLTNRLPEKFDMILSEDSPHYDSLPGISVLIGGMWIMNLSYWGFNQYIIQRTLAAKDLAEAQKGIAFAAFLKLMMPLIVVLPGIAAVILSPDLDKADQAYPSMMTLMPVGLKGLIFAALVAAIVSSLASMTNSVSTIFTMDIYRDRKPDESQQHYVMVGRIVSFVSLIIAMVVAKPLLGNFDQAFQYIQEFTGFFTPGIVALFILGMFWKKTTATGGLVAALGSFIFSLVFWVFLPDIPFIDRVGIVFLLCSGLAIAISLIQGEGDNPRAVNVNEVEFGTRTSFNISAFAVVAILIAFYATWW
- a CDS encoding TonB-dependent receptor; protein product: MKKHTLSIAVGMALTLSSAYAQADSAPKESDLERITVRGAFFGQQVADSVKTPTLLINVPQSVSVISEEQINEQALFSVADVMQYTPGVSIGLGEDHRDQITIRGQNTTADFFVDGLRDDVQYFRPLYNLERVEVLRGANALLFGRGGGGGVVNRVTKVAEIDKDFTELSAGIDTFSAGSVSVDTNMVTGNGQAFRFNGVFDAIDNHRDFKDGERFALNPTYSWQLDNNTMLRASYEYVDDDRVVDRGVPSLNGEPLMNAQDTYFGKPGFNNTTLEAHIAKLRVEHRINSTWTSNATLQYADYDKLYQNLYPVNFDDTAGTVTLDGYKDTTSRQNTLFQVNLVGQLEGFGVAHTLLMGAEYGDQDTENARRDVFFAQTQDDQVTFMFSNPLDIPAMTLTDPVRDRASEVMFTSLFVQDEIELTEQWMVVAGLRYDNFDIDVADKIEAANGSQDGNNGLLSSSDTEVSPRLGVIYKPMDNISLYASYSKSFLPRSGDQFLSLSLTSQALDAEEFENREVGVKWNINDALSINAAVFEVERENGATQDPNNPERSILTGTETTGFEVQMVGQLTRQWEINAGYSNLDGEELGRVVDGDIANRDLAQLPEHKFTLWNQYSLTNDWRVGLGVLYQSEQYATLNNDVELPDFWRVDAAVYYDYSENMQVQLNVENVFDEEYFPSAHNANNIGTGEPVNARLSVQYQF
- a CDS encoding single-stranded DNA-binding protein, coding for MASRGVNKVILVGNLGTDPEVRYMPNGNAVANLSLATSESWKDQQGQVQERTEWHRLTMYRRLAEVAGEYLKKGSQIYVEGKLQTRKWQDQQGQDRYTTEIIVDQMQMLGGRNEGGNAGGGGYQQRPQNNQGNQGGYQQQPQQNQGYSNQGGQQGGGQNRPQNAPAQGNQGGGQPKPPMAEPDFDFDDDIPF